A single genomic interval of Malania oleifera isolate guangnan ecotype guangnan chromosome 11, ASM2987363v1, whole genome shotgun sequence harbors:
- the LOC131167409 gene encoding serine hydroxymethyltransferase, mitochondrial-like yields MPVGEGIDGSRVEKVLESVHIAANKNTVPGDVFLFAGASRTPALTSRGFIEEDFTEVAKFFDAAVKLAVKIKIDTKGTKLKDFVANMQSDVHIQSDIAKLRHDVEEYAKQFPTIGFEKETISNIY; encoded by the exons GGCATTGATGGCTCTAGAGTGGAGAAAGTTTTGGAATCAGTTCATATTGCTGCCAATAAGAACACTGTTCCTGGGGATGT TTTCTTGTTTGCTGGTGCTTCAAGAACCCCAGCTCTCACATCCAGGGGATTCATTGAGGAGGATTTTACAGAAGTAGCCAAATTTTTTGATGCTGCAGTGAAATTGGCTGTGAAGATCAAGATCGATACAAAAG GAACAAAGTTGAAGGATTTTGTGGCAAACATGCAGTCAGATGTCCATATTCAATCCGATATTGCAAAGCTTCGGCATGATGTTGAGGAGTATGCTAAGCAATTTCCAACAATTGGTTTTGAGAAGGAGACAATTTCCAACATATATTGA